The following proteins come from a genomic window of Alnus glutinosa chromosome 10, dhAlnGlut1.1, whole genome shotgun sequence:
- the LOC133880209 gene encoding eukaryotic translation initiation factor 5B-like codes for MGRKKPTARGDDENASAAVSKSKKKAQLIDDDEYAIGAELAEEPEAQEDKVVITGKKKGKKGNTKAPQPKDGDGEIDNEEEEVSEVVFVGKKKKGKSKKGGGNDAFGFGLLGEEEEEVGDDEDGRSVLTGEKDSEEDDEEQTVSFSGKKKKKNDTKKSGGSLFTASAFDAIDDDDDDEAEVVDKVEDGDDDEQVIVFTGKKKKSTKGGDKGSLFTGSGFDGLGDDGDEDEDVAPITFSGKKKSSKSSKTLKKADGNAFSAVLGDDNGEEAVDDDDVSAIAFSGKKKSSKKKGSSVFSALGDGDEVRNVVETEQPSVGTSSKNEEVKDSSKNKKKKKKSGRTAEEEDDLDKILAELGEGPTVLKSAALPPQEEKLEVQPESIAVVEEGVEDENVESAAAKKKKKKKEKEKEKKAAAAAAVAAAEEKQDEVIKPEPTEGKKNEGKSKGADKKLPKHVREMQEALARRKELEERTKREQEERLKKEEEERLRQEELERQAEEAKRRKKEKEKEKLQRKKAEGKLLTTKQREEARRLEAMRNQILANAGVPLPSADTVVQTKRPKYQNKKQKPTHQQANGAAPDEGVENVEAKEEPQETVTKMNLVDSDKVDEESMDVEEESGVAEAGEENGLEEDDDEDEWDAKSWDDVAVNLSIKSAFADEEADSEPEPVVKRETKGAVPTSRNSAPPATVKPTVAAKRKEVLVSEATSKQSEDNLRSPICCIMGHVDTGKTKLLDCIRGTNVQEGEAGGITQQIGATYFPAENIRDRTKELKADAKLKVPGLLVIDTPGHESFTNLRSRGSGLCDIAILVVDIMHGLEPQTIESLNLLKMRNTEFIVALNKVDRLYGWKVCRNAPIVKAMKQQSKDVQNEFNMRLTQIITQFKEQGLNTELYYKNKEMGETFSIVPTSAISGEGIPDLLLLLVQWTQKTMVEKLTYSSEMQCTVLEVKVVEGHGTTIDVVLVNGVLHEGDQIVVCGMQGPIVTSIRALLTPHPMKELRVKGTYLHHKEIKAAMGIKITAQGLEHAIAGTGLYVVGPDDDIEDVKESAMEDMKSVMSRIDKTGEGVYVQASTLGSLEALLEFLKSPAVKIPVSGIGIGPVHKKDVMKASVMLEKKKEYATILAFDVKVTPEARELSDELGVKIFIADIIYHLFDQFKAYIDNLKEEKKKEAADDAVFPCVLKILPNCIFNKKDPIVLGVDVVEGIAKVGTPICVPVKDFIDIGKIASIENNHKPVDIAKKGQMVAIKIVASSSDEQQKMFGRHFEVEDELVSHISRRSIDVLKANYRDDLSIEEWRLVAKLKTVFKIQ; via the exons ATGGGTCGAAAGAAGCCGACGGCGCGTGGGGACGACGAGAACGCTTCGGCTGCCGTGTCGAAGTCGAAGAAGAAGGCGCAGTTGATCGACGATGATGAGTACGCCATCGGAGCCGAGCTGGCCGAGGAGCCAGAGGCTCAGGAGGACAAGGTCGTGATTACTGGGAAGAAGAAAGGCAAAAAGGGGAACACAAAAGCTCCGCAACCCAAGGATGGGGATGGTGAGATCGATAACGAAGAAGAGGAGGTTTCTGAGGTGGTGTTTgttgggaagaagaagaaggggaagTCGAAGAAAGGCGGTGGGAACGACGCTTTTGGGTTCGGGTTGTTgggagaggaagaggaggaagttggtgatgatgaggatggacGGTCTGTATTGACGGGTGAGAAAGATAGTGAGGAAGATGATGAGGAACAGACGGTGAGCTTTtctgggaagaagaagaaaaagaatgacaCTAAGAAAAGTGGTGGTAGTTTGTTCACTGCCTCAGCTTTTGATGCCatcgatgatgatgatgatgatgaagctGAGGTGGTTGATAAAGTTGAggatggtgatgatgatgagCAGGTGATTGTGTTTactgggaagaagaagaagtcaaCCAAAGGTGGTGACAAAGGCAGTCTCTTTACGGGGTCTGGATTTGATGGGCTTGGTGATGATGGGGATGAGGATGAAGATGTTGCACCCATTACGTTTTCGGGTAAGAAGAAGTCATCGAAGTCTTCGAAGACGTTGAAGAAGGCCGATGGCAATGCGTTTAGTGCTGTGTTGGGCGATGATAATGGAGAAGAAgctgttgatgatgatgatgtttcTGCAATTGCGTTTTCGGGTAAGAAAAAGTCGTCTAAGAAGAAGGGTAGTAGTGTTTTTAGTGCGCTGGGAGATGGAGATGAGGTTAGGAATGTGGTTGAGACTGAGCAACCGAGTGTGGGAACTAGTAGTAAGAACGAAGAGGTGAAGGATTCTtcaaagaacaagaagaagaagaagaagagtggaaGGACAGCTGAGGAGGAGGATGATTTGGATAAGATTCTTGCGGAGCTTGGTGAGGGGCCTACGGTATTGAAATCGGCTGCTCTTCCTCCACAAGAGGAGAAACTTGAGGTTCAGCCTGAATCAATTGCTGTGGTAGAGGAGGGGGTTGAAGACGAGAATGTGGAGTCTGCTGCggctaagaagaagaagaagaagaaggagaaggagaaagagaagaaggcAGCGGCAGCAGCAGCTGTGGCTGCTGCAGAGGAAAAACAGGATGAAGTAATAAAGCCTGAGCCAACTGAGGGAAAAAAGAATGAAGGGAAGAGTAAAGGGGCTGATAAGAAATTGCCAAAACATGTTAGGGAGATGCAAGAGGCACTTGCTCGGCGAAAAGAATTGGAAGAGAGAACGAAAAGGGAACAGGAGGAGAGGTTGAAGAAGGAGGAAGAGGAGCGGCTTAGGCAGGAAGAGCTTGAGAGGCAAGCAGAGGAAGCTAAGCgtagaaagaaggaaaaggaaaaagagaaattacAGAGGAAGAAAGCGGAGGGCAAGCTTTTGACTACAAAGCAGAGGGAAGAGGCTCGGCGGTTGGAAGCTATGAGGAACCAGATACTTGCTAATGCAGGGGTGCCTCTTCCTTCTGCAGACACCGTTGTACAAACTAAACGACCCAAGTATCAGAATAAGAAGCAAAAACCAACTCACCAACAAGCAAATGGTGCTGCCCCTGATGAGGGAGTGGAGAATGTAGAAGCAAAGGAAGAACCACAAGAGACTGTGACCAAGATGAATTTAGTAGATTCAGACAAAGTTGATGAGGAATCAATGGATGTTGAGGAGGAATCTGGAGTTGCTGAGGCTGGCGAAGAGAATGGGTTGGAAGAAGATGACGATGAGGATGAATGGGATGCAAAGAGCTGGGATGATGTTGCTGTTAATCTTTCTATTAAAAGTGCATTTGCTGATGAAGAGGCCGACTCTGAGCCTGAACCAGTGGTGAAAAGAGAGACAAAGGGTGCAGTACCAACTTCTCGCAATTCTG CACCTCCTGCAACTGTCAAGCCAACAGTTGCTGCTAAGAGAAAAGAAGTACTGGTTTCAGAGGCTACCTCCAAGCAGAGTGAAGATAACCTTCGATCCCCGATTTGCTGCATCATGGGCCATGTTGATACTGGTAAAACCAAGTTGTTGGATTGTATACGAGGCACTAATGTTCAGGAAGGTGAAGCTGGAGGTATCACCCAACAGATTGGTGCAACATATTTTCCTGCTGAGAACATACGCGACAGAACCAAGGAACTGAAAGCTGATGCTAAACTGAAGGTCCCCGGGTTATTGGTTATTGATACCCCTGGGCACGAATCATTCACTAATTTAAGATCGCGGGGTTCGGGTTTATGTGATATTGCAATTTTGGTTGTCGATATTATGCATGGTTTGGAGCCACAAACAATAGAATCacttaatcttttaaaaatgaGGAATACGGAATTCATTGTTGCATTGAATAAG GTGGATAGGCTCTATGGCTGGAAAGTATGTCGCAATGCACCAATTGTGAAGGCCATGAAGCAGCAATCTAAGGATGTACAAAATGAATTCAATATGAGGCTCACTCAG ATTATCACTCAGTTCAAAGAGCAGGGATTAAATACTGAATTGTActataaaaataaggaaatggGGGAAACTTTCAGCATTGTGCCTACAAGTGCTATTAG TGGCGAAGGCATCCcagatttgttattattattagttcaaTGGACTCAGAAAactatggttgagaaacttacATACAGCAGTGAAATGCAG TGTACTGTGTTGGAGGTCAAGGTTGTTGAAGGTCATGGGACAACTATTGATGTTGTATTAGTTAATGGTGTGCTTCATGAAGGAGATCAAATAGTTGTTTGTGGCATGCAG GGGCCTATTGTTACCTCAATTCGAGCTTTATTAACACCCCATCCAATGAAGGAACTCCGAGTTAAG GGGACTTATCTGCACCATAAGGAAATCAAGGCTGCAATGGGTATCAAGATCACAGCGCAG GGCCTTGAGCATGCTATTGCTGGGACTGGTCTTTATGTTGTAGGGCCTGACGATGATATAGAGGATGTTAAGGAATCTGCTATGGAAGATATGAAGTCAGTCATGAGCAGGATTGATAAGACTGGTGAGGGAGTTTATGTACAAGCATCTACCTTAGGATCTTTGGAAGCATTGCTGGAGTTTTTGAAGTCCCCAGCAGTAAAAATTCCTGTTAGTGGTATAGGCATAGGCCCTGTGCATAAAAAGGATGTCATGAAGGCAAGTGTAAtgcttgaaaagaaaaaagaatatgcTACCATCCTGGCGTTTGATGTCAAAGTTACACCAGAGGCCCGGGAACTCTCAGATGAACTTGGTGTGAAGATTTTTATTGCTGATATCATATATCACTTATTTGATCAATTTAAAGCCTATATTGATAATCTCaaggaggaaaagaagaaggaagctgCTGATGATGCAGTTTTTCCATGTGTTCTTAAGATTTTACCAAACTGCATTTTCAACAAGAAGGATCCAATTGTATTGGGGGTTGATGTCGTTGAAGGAATTGCTAAG GTTGGGACTCCAATTTGTGTTCctgtaaaggatttcattgataTTGGAAAAATTGCATCGATTGAAAATAACCATAAACCTGTGGATATTGCGAAGAAAGGGCAAATGGTTGCAATTAAG ATAGTTGCCTCCAGCTCTGACGAGCAGCAAAAGATGTTTGGTAGGCATTTTGAGGTTGAGGATGAGCTTGTGAGCCACATCTCAAGGAGGTCGATTGATGTACTCAAAGCTAATTATAGG GATGATCTGTCGATCGAGGAGTGGAGGCTGGTTGCGAAATTGAAGACTGTGTTCAAGATACAATGA
- the LOC133879526 gene encoding dnaJ protein homolog, with translation MFGRAPKKSDNTKYYEILGVSKEASQDDLKKAYRKAAIKNHPDKGGDPEKFKELAQAYEVLSDPEKREIYDQYGEDALKEGMGGGGGGHDPFDIFQSFFGGNPFGGGGSSRGRRQRRGEDVIHPLKVSLEDLHNGTSKKLSLSRNVICSKCKGKGSKSGASMKCSGCQGSGIKVSIRHLGPSMIQQMQHACNECKGTGETINDKDRCPQCKGEKVVQEKKVLEVVVEKGMQNGQRITFPGEADEAPDTVTGDIVFVLQQKEHPKFKRKGDDLFVEHTLSLTEALCGFQFILTHLDGRQLLIKSQPGEVVKPDQYKAINDEGMPIYKRAFMKGKLYIHFTVEFPDTLNPDQSKALETVLPPRISVQLTDMEVDECEETTLHDVNIEDEMRRKQAQAQEAYEEDDDMPGGAQRVQCAQQ, from the exons atgtttGGTAGGGCACCGAAGAAAAGTGACAACACGAAGTACTATGAGATCCTGGGAGTGTCAAAGGAGGCTTCGCAGGATGATCTAAAGAAGGCTTACAGAAAAGCGGCCATCAAGAACCATCCGGACAAGGGTGGTGACCCAGAAAAG TTTAAGGAGTTGGCCCAAGCTTATGAGGTTCTAAGTGACCCAGAGAAGCGTGAGATCTATGATCAGTATGGAGAGGATGCTCTCAAGGAAGGAATgggtggtggaggtggtggaCATGACCCGTTTGACATATTCCAGTCCTTCTTTGGTGGCAACCCTTTTGGCG GTGGCGGAAGTAGCAGAGGCCGAAGGCAGAGGAGGGGAGAGGATGTGATCCATCCCCTCAAGGTTTCTCTGGAAGACCTCCACAATGGGACATCCAAGAAGCTATCCCTCTCTCGGAATGTTATCTGTTCCAAGTGCAAGGG TAAAGGCTCCAAGTCTGGTGCTTCAATGAAATGTTCTGGCTGTCAAGGGTCTGGAATCAAAGTCTCCATTAGACACCTTGGCCCCTCTATGATCCAGCAAATGCAGCATGCTTGCAATGAGTGTAAGGGCACTGGTGAGACCATCAATGACAAGGACCGCTGCCCTCAGTGTAAGGGAGAGAAGGTTGTTCAGGAGAAGAAAGTTTTGGAAGTCGTTGTGGAGAAGGGTATGCAGAATGGACAGAGGATTACATTCCCTGGAGAAGCTGATGAAGCG CCTGACACTGTCACAGGGgacattgtttttgttttacaaCAGAAAGAGCACCCTAAGTTTAAGCGAAAGGGTGATGACTTATTTGTTGAACATACCTTGTCCCTTACAGAGGCACTCTGTGGCTTCCAATTTATATTAACCCATTTGGATGGCAGGCAACTCCTTATTAAATCCCAACCTGGAGAAGTTGTCAAGCCTG ACCAATACAAGGCCATAAATGATGAGGGCATGCCAATATACAAGAGGGCCTTCATGAAGGGTAAATTATACATTCACTTCACAGTGGAGTTCCCAGACACCCTCAACCCAGATCAGTCAAAGGCACTGGAGACAGTGCTGCCCCCGAGAATTTCTGTGCAGCTGACAGACATGGAGGTAGATGAATGTGAAGAGACTACCCTGCATGATGTGAACATTGAGGACGAAATGCGCCGCAAGCAAGCACAGGCCCAAGAGGCATATGAGGAGGACGATGATATGCCCGGTGGTGCTCAGAGGGTCCAATGTGCTCAGCAATGA
- the LOC133880697 gene encoding uncharacterized protein LOC133880697: MPPRRRRVAHRNVELGSVNRSGGNAPSPPHPPPPSPPPSLPPLPPPPPMPDMAQLWPYAAQFMMGFMMSWMAAMPKQGERHETIGHTPTNTCGHNPSMFDGGDGHSATDYASRKRSLPMGAPASPPSKKLSVGCGSRLLGKGDASASHNNISVLRCIKCSTCGKPHSGVCRKGSKACYKCGREGHFSRECPQLTVTYL, translated from the coding sequence ATGCCGCCTAGACGACGCAGAGTCGCACACCGCAATGTGGAACTGGGGTCAGTGAATAGAAGTGGTGGTAATGCACCTTCACCTCCACATCCTCCTCCACCTTCACCACCTCCTTCgctgcctcctcttcctcctcctccacccaTGCCCGACATGGCTCAGTTGTGGCCCTATGCCGCACAATTCATGATGGGCTTCATGATGAGTTGGATGGCCGCTATGCCTAAACAAGGTGAGCGCCATGAAACCATCGGTCATACACCGACCAACACCTGTGGGCACAATCCATCTATGTTTGATGGAGGTGATGGACATTCGGCAACAGACTATGCAAGTAGGAAACGATCACTGCCAATGGGAGCTCCTGCTTCCCCTCCGTCGAAGAAACTATCTGTTGGTTGTGGTTCTAGGCTCCTTGGAAAAGGGGATGCCTCTGCAAGCCACAACAATATCAGTGTTCTGCGGTGTATCAAGTGTAGTACGTGTGGGAAGCCACACTCAGGGGTGTGTCGTAAGGGATCTAAAGCGTGCTATAAATGTGGCCGAGAGGGCCATTTCTCTAGAGAGTGTCCACAATTAACAGTTACTTATTTATAG